One window of the Desulfuribacillus alkaliarsenatis genome contains the following:
- a CDS encoding S41 family peptidase, with amino-acid sequence MNLQLRKWILVAVFFFVLGASISIFYQTFANDNQIDEGKEVTEPQVIEVAGEGYPPEFNKIFETYKHIKERYIEDVPIDKMVDGAIKGMLDAIGDPYTSYMTPHAAEQFEHSIASSFQGIGAEVTIESGRVKVVSPIRGAPAEKAGVLPGDFVLTVDGESVEGLTLTEAVLKIRGPKGSTVVIEFQREGHKEPITKHIVRDTIPLETVYAEMLDDNIGKIEITQFSMKTADRFAEELNNLKKQGMQGLIVDVRNNPGGILESVAKISNVLIPNQGVVLQIEDHTGEREIIRSTMAGEGIPLVVLIDRGSASASEILAAAAQESGGYKVIGVNSVGKGSVQTTQRFADGSEIKFTIAKWLTPNGNWIDQVGITPDYEVTLPKVFTTPRIPHDTALKYDDNNNHVRSLQIMLEHLGFDPGRDDGYFSHQTEQALKDFQASQELATTGEISNDDIAALSQAVMDSLDESDTQLQKALEVIKQQVR; translated from the coding sequence TTGAACTTACAATTACGTAAATGGATACTTGTAGCAGTCTTTTTCTTTGTACTAGGAGCTAGCATATCTATTTTTTATCAAACCTTTGCCAATGACAATCAGATAGATGAGGGTAAGGAAGTAACGGAACCGCAGGTTATTGAAGTAGCTGGGGAGGGTTATCCACCAGAATTTAATAAAATATTTGAAACATATAAGCATATTAAAGAACGCTATATTGAAGATGTTCCTATAGATAAAATGGTAGACGGAGCTATCAAGGGGATGTTAGATGCTATAGGCGACCCTTATACTTCCTATATGACCCCACATGCAGCCGAGCAATTTGAACATTCGATTGCTTCTTCTTTCCAAGGTATCGGGGCTGAAGTAACAATTGAGTCAGGGCGTGTTAAAGTAGTCTCACCAATTCGTGGAGCTCCAGCAGAGAAAGCGGGCGTGCTTCCTGGGGACTTTGTATTAACGGTTGATGGTGAGTCCGTTGAAGGCTTGACTTTGACGGAGGCAGTCTTAAAGATTCGCGGACCAAAAGGCTCTACTGTAGTTATTGAATTTCAGCGAGAGGGTCATAAAGAACCAATTACTAAGCATATAGTTAGGGATACAATTCCTCTAGAAACTGTATATGCAGAGATGCTTGATGATAATATTGGTAAAATTGAAATCACTCAGTTTTCGATGAAAACAGCAGATCGTTTTGCAGAAGAATTAAATAACTTGAAAAAACAAGGGATGCAAGGTCTTATAGTCGATGTTCGTAATAATCCTGGAGGAATTCTAGAGTCTGTAGCGAAAATTAGCAATGTACTAATCCCGAACCAAGGTGTAGTCCTACAAATCGAAGACCATACGGGTGAACGCGAAATTATTCGTTCAACGATGGCAGGTGAAGGAATTCCGTTAGTGGTGTTAATAGATCGTGGTAGTGCGAGTGCTTCAGAAATATTAGCGGCTGCCGCCCAGGAATCAGGAGGATATAAAGTTATCGGCGTAAACTCTGTCGGTAAAGGCTCGGTACAGACAACACAGCGTTTTGCTGATGGTAGTGAGATTAAGTTTACAATTGCTAAATGGTTAACTCCGAATGGGAATTGGATAGACCAGGTAGGTATAACCCCAGACTATGAGGTTACGTTACCTAAGGTGTTCACTACGCCAAGAATCCCCCATGACACAGCGCTTAAGTATGATGATAACAATAACCATGTACGTAGCCTGCAGATAATGTTGGAACACTTAGGCTTTGACCCAGGGCGCGATGATGGTTACTTCAGCCATCAAACAGAACAAGCACTGAAGGACTTCCAAGCAAGTCAAGAGCTTGCAACAACTGGAGAGATATCTAATGACGATATTGCAGCCTTAAGTCAGGCAGTTATGGATTCCTTGGATGAGTCTGATACACAGCTACAAAAAGCCCTTGAAGTAATTAAACAACAGGTGCGTTAA
- the uvrB gene encoding excinuclease ABC subunit UvrB, whose product MFEVVSDYQPKGDQPKAIEQIVHSLKEEKHKYTTLLGVTGSGKTFTMAHTIAKLNRPTLILAHNKTLAAQLCSEFKEFFPNNAVEYFVSYYDYYQPEAYIPHSDTYIEKDAKINDEIDKLRHSATSSLFERRDVVIVASVSSIYGLGSPQEYRDLVVSLRVGKELNRDDVLRKLVSIQYDRNDINFTRGTFRVRGDTVEVFPASRSEHAVRIEFFGDEIDRITEIDVLTGEIIGERQHIAIFPASHFVTTEDNVTRAVKLIEAELEERLAEFRDKGKLLEAQRLEQRTRYDIEMLQEMGFVSGIENYSRHLTGRESGSTPYTLLDYFPDDFLIIVDESHVTLPQVRGMYEGDRSRKMTLIDHGFRLPSAADNRPLKFNEFEKKINQALFVSATPGPYEEENSTKVVEQIIRPTGLVDPIIEVRPTKGQIDNLIHEIRMRVEKKERVLVTTLTKKMSEDLTSYMGDVGIKVRYLHSEIKTIERMQILRELRLGVFDVLIGINLLREGLDLPEVSLVAILDADKEGFLRGERSLIQTIGRAARNVNGMVIMYGDKMTKAMTIAIDETARRRTTQIAYNEQHGITPQTINKAIRDVIEATKVAEANADYMPQNPIDAMSKQDKKEYIARLEEQMKQAAKDLQFERAAELRDLIIELKGDL is encoded by the coding sequence ATGTTTGAAGTCGTGTCTGACTACCAGCCGAAGGGCGATCAGCCTAAGGCTATTGAACAGATTGTGCATTCATTAAAAGAAGAAAAACATAAATATACCACATTGCTAGGGGTTACAGGGTCAGGTAAAACTTTTACAATGGCTCATACAATTGCTAAGCTAAACCGTCCAACCCTTATTTTAGCGCATAATAAAACGCTAGCAGCACAGCTGTGTAGTGAGTTTAAGGAGTTTTTTCCGAACAATGCAGTTGAATATTTCGTCAGTTATTACGATTACTATCAACCAGAGGCATACATTCCGCACTCGGACACGTATATCGAGAAGGATGCAAAAATTAATGATGAAATAGACAAGCTACGACATTCTGCAACTAGTTCTCTATTTGAACGTAGAGATGTTGTTATTGTTGCCAGTGTATCAAGTATTTACGGCTTAGGTTCACCGCAAGAATATCGTGACCTTGTGGTTTCTTTGCGCGTTGGTAAGGAACTTAATCGTGACGATGTATTGAGAAAGCTCGTATCCATTCAGTATGATCGTAATGACATTAATTTTACTAGGGGAACTTTTCGTGTCCGTGGTGATACTGTTGAGGTGTTTCCTGCATCTCGAAGTGAGCATGCCGTACGAATCGAGTTTTTTGGAGACGAAATAGATAGAATTACAGAAATAGATGTACTGACTGGTGAGATAATTGGCGAGCGCCAACATATAGCGATTTTTCCAGCCTCTCACTTCGTTACTACCGAAGATAACGTTACTAGGGCTGTGAAACTTATTGAAGCTGAGTTAGAGGAACGTTTAGCAGAGTTTAGGGACAAAGGGAAACTACTCGAAGCGCAACGACTTGAACAGCGCACACGCTATGATATAGAGATGTTACAAGAAATGGGTTTTGTATCTGGAATCGAAAACTATTCCAGACACTTGACAGGTAGGGAATCAGGTTCAACTCCATATACATTATTAGATTATTTCCCAGACGATTTTTTAATTATAGTTGACGAATCCCATGTAACTTTACCGCAGGTTCGAGGCATGTATGAAGGGGATCGTTCGCGTAAAATGACCTTAATTGATCATGGTTTTCGCTTACCTTCAGCAGCAGATAATCGACCGTTGAAGTTTAATGAATTTGAGAAAAAGATTAACCAAGCATTGTTTGTATCAGCCACACCAGGACCTTACGAAGAGGAAAACAGCACGAAGGTGGTTGAACAGATTATCCGCCCGACTGGCTTAGTTGATCCAATTATTGAGGTGCGACCGACCAAAGGGCAAATTGATAACTTAATCCACGAAATTCGCATGCGTGTTGAGAAAAAAGAGCGCGTACTCGTTACAACATTAACGAAAAAAATGTCAGAGGATTTAACCAGCTATATGGGGGATGTCGGCATTAAAGTCCGATATCTGCATTCGGAAATTAAGACAATTGAGCGGATGCAAATTCTTCGTGAGCTACGTTTAGGGGTGTTTGATGTCTTAATTGGAATTAACCTTCTGCGTGAAGGTCTTGATTTGCCAGAGGTATCCTTAGTAGCAATCTTAGATGCAGATAAAGAAGGATTCCTACGTGGTGAACGCTCCTTGATTCAGACAATTGGGCGTGCAGCACGGAACGTCAATGGTATGGTTATCATGTATGGGGATAAAATGACTAAGGCGATGACTATAGCGATTGATGAAACAGCAAGGCGCCGCACTACACAGATAGCATATAATGAACAGCATGGAATTACACCTCAAACAATTAATAAAGCAATTCGTGATGTTATTGAAGCAACAAAAGTCGCAGAAGCTAATGCCGACTATATGCCACAAAACCCAATCGATGCAATGTCAAAGCAGGATAAGAAGGAATATATAGCACGCTTAGAGGAACAGATGAAGCAGGCTGCTAAAGATTTACAGTTCGAAAGAGCGGCAGAGTTACGTGATTTGATTATAGAGCTTAAGGGGGATTTGTAG
- a CDS encoding PDZ domain-containing protein, whose translation MFPFVDIAMAIAQNVKFLLLNPFIYVVILLIIMQYRRLINNERKMFSVRVNSVTEQTLVSIGFGILGGLFASILLLTIGVVLNPYDMMYVWVVAIMVALINIRYLCFSYATGILGTLAFVTIIWPQGSELPLFGSLWDGLANLNVPVIIALVAILHLTESLLIWIHGDKKASPVFISSKRGQLVGGFTMQKFWFVPLFIIVAIDPSALAEIPEPGEGGEGMIYFPEWWPLLPISTIAGVVLGMLPIPAVLGYGDIAISRTPKQKARQTAIHLALYSVVLLMLALLSVYSPWLLLLAALFSAVAHESIIIMGHRRELLETPIYNHPSNGVRILQVLPNSTAEKIGLKSGEVIVKVNGFPIYNETELHFALSLQPVYVKLEVENLEGEIKFVKTPLYQGEHHSLGVILVPEQKTKNYVKINTDNPFKRLWKRFRR comes from the coding sequence ATGTTTCCGTTTGTAGATATAGCAATGGCAATCGCTCAGAATGTAAAATTTCTGCTGCTAAATCCATTTATTTACGTAGTGATTCTGCTAATCATAATGCAGTATCGACGTCTAATTAATAATGAACGTAAGATGTTTTCCGTTCGCGTTAACTCAGTGACCGAGCAAACATTGGTCTCCATAGGATTCGGAATCCTAGGGGGTCTTTTTGCTAGCATTTTGCTGTTAACCATAGGTGTGGTCTTGAATCCATACGACATGATGTATGTATGGGTTGTGGCGATAATGGTCGCCTTAATAAACATTCGGTATCTGTGTTTTTCCTATGCGACAGGGATTTTAGGAACCCTTGCCTTTGTTACTATCATTTGGCCGCAGGGTTCAGAGCTACCGCTATTCGGAAGTTTATGGGATGGGTTAGCAAACTTAAATGTACCAGTTATAATAGCGTTAGTAGCTATCCTACACCTAACGGAGTCATTGCTCATATGGATTCATGGGGATAAGAAAGCAAGTCCCGTATTTATAAGCAGCAAGCGTGGTCAGCTAGTCGGTGGATTTACCATGCAAAAGTTCTGGTTTGTACCGCTATTCATCATTGTTGCCATCGACCCAAGTGCGTTGGCTGAAATACCTGAGCCTGGTGAGGGCGGCGAAGGCATGATATATTTTCCAGAATGGTGGCCGTTACTACCAATTAGTACAATTGCTGGTGTAGTCTTGGGTATGCTGCCAATACCAGCAGTATTAGGCTACGGAGATATAGCTATTTCTCGCACTCCAAAACAAAAAGCTAGACAAACTGCAATACACCTAGCACTGTATAGTGTGGTCTTGCTAATGCTGGCACTGTTAAGTGTGTACTCACCATGGCTTTTGTTGCTGGCGGCGCTATTCTCTGCTGTTGCTCATGAGTCGATTATAATCATGGGACATCGTAGAGAGCTATTAGAAACTCCGATTTATAACCATCCATCTAATGGAGTGCGTATCCTGCAAGTATTGCCAAATAGTACAGCGGAGAAAATCGGTCTCAAATCTGGAGAGGTTATCGTAAAAGTCAATGGTTTTCCTATTTATAATGAAACGGAGCTACACTTTGCCTTATCATTGCAGCCAGTATATGTAAAGCTTGAGGTCGAAAATCTCGAAGGTGAAATAAAGTTCGTAAAAACACCGCTATATCAAGGTGAGCATCATTCCCTAGGAGTAATCCTCGTTCCAGAGCAGAAAACAAAAAATTATGTAAAGATAAATACAGATAACCCGTTTAAACGACTATGGAAGCGATTTAGAAGATAA
- a CDS encoding chemotaxis protein CheW, which produces MEAQTFKMQVTVAPGTQLKGVRAYMVLSKLQECSEIITTTPDIEALEAGEFDNTFEIVFSTTESEQDIVKDIEDISEIESVVNQVVTEQQDKSTKQDDQSQENNLSQHNNLSQHNNLPQEDGLSQQNKLSQGKNTPQPQANSQQQIEQAVEVEKKYIVFQIGSEEFALPIDNVMSIERTIKITRVPNVPTHILGVVNLRGIVIPVIDLKYRFTGQKTEMNDSTRIIICRYDSLEVGFFVDSAKDVLTVNNDLIEPAPDIEKSEATEYIQSLIHMKKRIIILLDIAKLFQQDERS; this is translated from the coding sequence ATGGAAGCTCAGACATTTAAAATGCAGGTTACAGTAGCCCCAGGCACACAATTAAAAGGTGTTCGGGCTTATATGGTACTATCCAAGCTACAGGAATGTAGCGAGATTATTACTACTACCCCTGATATAGAAGCCTTAGAGGCAGGGGAATTCGATAATACCTTTGAAATTGTGTTCAGCACAACGGAATCAGAACAGGACATAGTTAAGGATATTGAAGATATATCCGAGATTGAAAGTGTAGTTAATCAAGTGGTTACTGAGCAGCAGGACAAATCTACCAAACAAGATGACCAATCTCAAGAAAATAATTTATCCCAACATAATAATTTGTCTCAACATAATAATCTACCTCAAGAAGATGGTTTATCTCAACAAAACAAGCTATCACAGGGAAAAAACACACCTCAACCACAAGCTAATTCGCAACAACAGATAGAGCAAGCTGTTGAAGTGGAAAAGAAATATATAGTTTTTCAGATTGGCTCAGAAGAATTTGCCCTACCAATTGACAATGTCATGTCGATAGAGCGTACTATAAAAATCACAAGGGTACCAAATGTTCCAACGCATATTTTAGGAGTAGTTAATCTGCGGGGAATTGTAATACCTGTAATAGACTTAAAATATAGGTTCACGGGGCAAAAAACAGAAATGAATGATTCTACGCGCATTATTATTTGTCGTTATGACTCATTAGAAGTTGGATTCTTCGTAGATTCTGCTAAAGATGTGTTAACGGTTAACAATGACTTGATTGAACCTGCTCCAGATATTGAGAAGTCCGAAGCAACGGAATACATTCAATCATTAATTCATATGAAAAAGCGGATAATTATTCTGCTAGATATAGCGAAGCTTTTCCAACAGGATGAACGTTCCTAA